The following coding sequences lie in one Wolbachia endosymbiont strain TRS of Brugia malayi genomic window:
- the polA gene encoding DNA polymerase I, whose translation MQKKTFTIIDGYGFLFGAYYVLHHLTTTTGMPIGAVYGFLNMVLKYITHSDYLTIALDSGKKNFRHDLYPEYKANRVTPPEGLIPQFTILREAIEAFNLSYEEIEGYEADDIIATLTAKYANHQDLKVVIISSDKDLFQLLNYDVLIFDPIKNIYIDEKQVIEKFGVNSNKLLDLFSLTGDVSDNIPGVPGIGPKTAAKLLDRFNSLNNTIENINNIKQTRTRNILTEHKEKALISRKLLSLCEKVDLQHDVIKYKVLSPNMEKLLSFLKKYEFNSLIGKVEKLFSYNESSTKERTEYSSEALEKFLECCRYEGKVAIHCHFENNVLSKISLSYNEDNIFYIDQNRSQDALITINSALFSNGILKIIHDTRETRKTIPTIEKVLGSVDDLMIMSYSLDTGKHDHSIPNIIAHNLSENVETFSAKTLIAIHEKLKQRLFKEKLFTIYERFDKPLMKVIFNMEKNGILLNIHKLQELSDKFQQLIAVLENDIYNLAGEKFNIASPKQLSDVLFNKMGLNKKKKLKSGSYSTNSVVLEELEIEGVEIASKILDWRHLSKLKSTYTDALIKQVDPLDGRIHTNFSTTVTATGRLSSSSPNLQNIPIRSKEGNLIRQTFIAPKGYKIISADYSQIELRLLAHVANVTAFKEAFANGKDIHGITAGQVFGVQKDMEVDEQLRRKAKSINFGIMYGISQFGLAKRLGITIEEAAEYINYYFSCYPEIKVYMEKVVSTARQHGYVETLFGRRCFVKDINNTIPYLRQFAERAAINAPLQGTAADIIKCAMIQLFDQLKAGKIILQVHDELLVEVENEKVQETAKLMKDVMENIVKISIPLEVEVKISDNWGTTTQTL comes from the coding sequence ATGCAAAAAAAAACTTTCACAATTATCGATGGTTACGGCTTTCTTTTCGGAGCTTATTACGTTTTGCATCATCTAACTACTACAACTGGTATGCCAATAGGTGCTGTGTACGGATTTCTGAATATGGTTCTAAAGTATATCACCCATTCAGACTACTTAACTATAGCACTTGACTCCGGTAAAAAAAATTTTAGGCACGACTTATACCCTGAATACAAAGCAAACAGAGTAACTCCTCCTGAGGGTTTAATTCCACAGTTCACAATACTGAGGGAAGCAATAGAAGCCTTTAATCTCAGTTATGAAGAGATTGAAGGCTATGAAGCAGATGATATAATTGCAACATTAACTGCAAAATACGCTAACCACCAAGATTTAAAAGTAGTAATAATTTCGTCAGATAAAGACTTATTTCAGCTCTTGAACTACGACGTTTTAATATTTGACCCTATCAAAAACATATACATAGATGAAAAACAAGTAATAGAAAAATTTGGTGTAAATTCAAATAAGCTTCTTGATTTATTTTCTCTAACTGGAGATGTATCTGACAACATTCCTGGCGTTCCAGGAATAGGCCCAAAGACTGCAGCTAAATTGCTGGATAGATTTAATTCGTTGAATAATACCATAGAAAACATCAATAACATCAAACAAACAAGGACACGTAATATTCTCACTGAACATAAAGAAAAAGCGTTAATTTCAAGAAAACTTTTATCACTATGCGAGAAAGTGGATCTTCAGCATGATGTCATAAAATATAAGGTTCTTTCTCCAAATATGGAAAAATTGTTATCTTTTTTAAAGAAGTACGAATTTAATTCTTTGATAGGCAAAGTAGAAAAACTTTTTTCTTATAATGAATCGAGCACAAAAGAGAGAACAGAATATAGTAGTGAAGCATTAGAAAAATTTTTGGAATGCTGTAGATATGAAGGAAAAGTCGCAATTCATTGCCATTTCGAAAATAACGTACTTAGTAAAATTTCCTTATCTTACAATGAGGATAACATTTTTTACATAGATCAAAACCGTTCACAAGATGCACTTATTACAATCAATTCAGCTCTATTTTCAAATGGGATACTCAAAATAATACATGATACCAGAGAAACCAGGAAAACCATTCCTACAATAGAAAAAGTACTGGGCTCAGTTGACGATTTGATGATAATGTCATACAGTCTCGACACAGGAAAACACGATCACAGCATTCCAAACATAATTGCACACAATTTGAGTGAAAATGTAGAGACCTTTTCAGCAAAAACTTTAATAGCAATTCATGAAAAGCTGAAACAAAGGCTATTTAAGGAAAAGCTTTTTACAATTTACGAGCGCTTCGATAAACCGCTTATGAAAGTAATATTCAACATGGAAAAAAATGGAATATTACTAAATATTCATAAACTACAAGAATTGTCTGACAAATTCCAACAGCTAATTGCTGTGCTTGAAAATGACATATATAATTTGGCAGGAGAAAAGTTTAATATTGCTTCGCCAAAACAATTAAGTGATGTTCTATTTAACAAGATGGGGCTTAATAAGAAAAAAAAGTTGAAATCTGGATCGTATAGCACAAACTCCGTAGTACTAGAAGAACTTGAAATAGAAGGAGTTGAAATTGCAAGCAAAATTTTAGATTGGCGACATTTAAGTAAATTAAAAAGTACCTACACTGATGCACTAATAAAGCAAGTTGACCCACTTGATGGCAGAATACACACAAATTTCTCAACAACTGTAACTGCAACTGGAAGGCTCAGCTCAAGCAGTCCTAATTTGCAGAATATTCCTATCAGAAGCAAAGAAGGAAATCTTATTAGACAGACATTTATTGCGCCAAAGGGATACAAGATAATTTCTGCTGATTACTCACAAATAGAACTGAGGCTCCTAGCACACGTTGCAAATGTTACAGCGTTTAAAGAAGCTTTTGCAAATGGAAAGGATATTCATGGCATTACTGCAGGGCAAGTCTTTGGAGTGCAAAAAGATATGGAGGTCGATGAACAATTAAGGCGCAAAGCAAAATCTATTAACTTTGGAATCATGTACGGAATCAGCCAGTTTGGCCTTGCAAAACGGCTTGGAATTACCATTGAGGAAGCTGCTGAATACATTAATTACTACTTTTCCTGTTATCCAGAAATAAAGGTCTATATGGAAAAAGTAGTGTCTACCGCGAGACAGCATGGTTATGTAGAAACTTTGTTTGGCAGAAGATGCTTTGTAAAAGACATAAATAACACAATTCCTTATCTAAGACAATTTGCGGAAAGAGCGGCAATAAATGCACCACTACAAGGAACTGCCGCTGATATAATAAAATGTGCGATGATTCAGCTTTTCGATCAGTTAAAAGCGGGCAAAATAATCCTCCAAGTTCATGATGAGCTACTAGTTGAAGTAGAGAACGAAAAAGTACAAGAAACGGCAAAACTTATGAAGGATGTAATGGAAAATATAGTGAAAATTTCTATACCACTTGAAGTAGAGGTAAAAATTAGTGATAACTGGGGAACAACTACACAAACATTGTGA
- the tldD gene encoding metalloprotease TldD, which yields MLDNINLDQIFFAQNNVNINNIYKIVNNALNNSDGGELFLEFCQSESLVFDNNILKHMDLNTRRGFGLRSFCKDSTSFVCSSEISEKEISNAASIVKSSVSFNKTNSINLNEGTKKLYLRINPINEIDLNLKIKLLNEVNEYVRSKDNCVKQVKITLSGEWQVIQIIKGDHRLSDVRPLVHFNVLVIVEKNGRIERGSAGHGGRDSYSKFISEKGWKRVANQALEQALINLEAIPTPAGEMTVVLGPGWPGILLHEAVGHGLEGDFNRKGVSAFSHSIGKQVAASGVTIVDDGTLPNLRGSISIDDEGTLPGYNVLIEGGILKGYIHDHMNAKLMGVNPTGNGRRENYKEVTMPRMTNTYMLPGKHTPEEIISSVKKGLYAVNFGGGQVDITSGKFVFSSSEAYLIENGKIAQPVKGATLIGDGPTVLKKVSMIGNDLKLDPGVGTCSKGGQNVPVGVGQPTLKVDSITIGGTEL from the coding sequence ATGCTAGATAATATAAACCTAGATCAGATATTTTTTGCTCAGAATAATGTTAATATTAATAATATATATAAAATAGTCAATAACGCTTTGAACAATAGTGATGGTGGTGAGCTATTTTTAGAATTTTGCCAGTCAGAGTCTTTGGTTTTTGATAATAACATATTAAAACACATGGATTTGAATACCAGAAGAGGGTTTGGTTTAAGATCCTTTTGTAAGGATAGTACGTCTTTTGTTTGTTCTTCTGAGATTAGTGAAAAAGAAATTAGTAATGCTGCTTCTATTGTTAAAAGTTCGGTGTCTTTTAATAAAACAAATTCAATAAACTTAAATGAAGGGACAAAAAAACTATACTTGAGAATTAACCCCATAAATGAAATAGATCTGAATTTAAAGATTAAGCTGCTTAATGAGGTTAATGAGTATGTAAGATCCAAAGATAACTGCGTGAAGCAAGTAAAAATAACCCTAAGTGGAGAATGGCAGGTTATACAAATAATAAAGGGTGATCACAGATTAAGTGACGTCAGGCCTCTAGTGCATTTTAATGTGCTAGTCATTGTAGAGAAAAATGGCCGAATTGAGAGGGGTTCTGCAGGGCACGGAGGACGAGATTCTTATAGTAAGTTTATTTCTGAGAAAGGGTGGAAAAGAGTTGCAAACCAAGCGTTAGAACAAGCGTTAATAAATCTTGAGGCAATTCCAACTCCAGCTGGAGAGATGACGGTTGTTCTCGGTCCAGGCTGGCCAGGAATATTGTTACATGAAGCTGTAGGTCATGGCCTTGAAGGCGATTTTAATCGCAAAGGAGTCTCAGCATTTTCGCATTCTATAGGCAAACAAGTGGCAGCTAGTGGTGTCACTATAGTTGATGATGGAACCTTACCTAATTTACGTGGTTCTATTAGCATAGATGATGAAGGTACTCTGCCTGGTTATAATGTATTAATAGAGGGTGGGATCCTCAAAGGATATATACATGATCATATGAATGCTAAACTCATGGGTGTAAATCCAACTGGTAATGGTAGAAGGGAAAATTATAAAGAAGTTACTATGCCACGCATGACAAATACCTATATGTTGCCAGGAAAGCATACGCCAGAAGAAATAATATCTAGCGTGAAGAAAGGTCTGTATGCAGTAAATTTTGGTGGTGGGCAGGTTGATATAACGTCAGGGAAGTTTGTTTTCTCATCTTCAGAAGCTTATTTAATAGAAAATGGCAAAATTGCGCAGCCAGTTAAAGGAGCAACGCTCATTGGTGACGGTCCTACAGTGCTGAAAAAAGTGTCCATGATTGGAAATGACTTAAAGTTGGATCCAGGTGTTGGCACATGCTCCAAGGGTGGGCAGAATGTACCTGTTGGTGTTGGTCAACCAACACTCAAAGTTGATTCAATCACAATAGGTGGAACTGAGTTATAA